A region of Papaver somniferum cultivar HN1 unplaced genomic scaffold, ASM357369v1 unplaced-scaffold_160, whole genome shotgun sequence DNA encodes the following proteins:
- the LOC113337538 gene encoding protein MAINTENANCE OF MERISTEMS-like, with product MAIIPDDAQQILGLQADGKAVTEEFDNKFLFKDIYKLSQKLFGWNQVETESVLEMKDGRLSKNFNLKKLRDKLWEIKKIFDNEGRVNPVQINATALAYLLYVLGKCIFPDSSGSLVEASYLQLLNPLYKMGEYSWGTAVWIYEHLPSLFKTNSYVKVDESVAVNKPRAQRYSFKGTKDKEMQQQLIKLRNAIDKLTADEVIFDSYRDARNQGLIQRRDEVVALYYGPLMTTFDGYSMYDPHRVMRQLGYIQEEPHFDEEKSFFTEKMAECTTSQKTINVSYDPAPVQKHWDNRRVRKSDVSLLDEVTTGHEATEKYMAWYLGWARPTVIREMTVEELARNKKMESKDPATMLKFFVSILELLLLF from the exons atggcgataatTCCCGATGATGCTCAACAAATTCTAGGCCTCCAAGCTGATGGAAAAGCAGTCACTGAGGAATTCGATAATAAGTTTCTTTTCAAGGATATTTACAAATTGAGCCAGAAATTGTTCGGTTGGAATCAGGTTGAGACGGAGTCTGTTCTTGAGATGAAGGATGGTCGTCTAAGCAAGAAttttaatctgaagaagttgagggacaaATTGTGGGAGATAAAGAAAATCTTTGATAACGAAGGAAGGGTGAACCCGGTGCAAATCAATGCTACCGCGTTAGCTTATTTGCTATACGTCctgggcaaatgtatcttccccgacagttccggaagcttggtcgagGCCAGTTACTTGCAACTATTGAATCCCTTATATAAGATGggtgagtattcttggggtactgcg gtttggatatacgAGCACCTCCCTTCTTTGTTCAAAACCAACTCCTACGTCAAAGTGGATGAGAGTGTTGCGGTTAATAAGCCAAGAGCGCAAAGGTACAGTTTTAAGGGTACTAAGGATAAGGAAATGCAGCAACAACTTATCAAACTCCGAAACGCCATCgacaaattgactgcggatgAGGTGATATTTGATTcgtatcgagatgctagaaatcaaggtttaatccaaaggaggGATGAAGTTGTTGCATTATACTATGGACCCTTGATGACTACGTTTGatggatattcaatgtacgatccacatcgggtaatgcgacaattgggttacATCCAGgaagaacctcatttcgatgaAGAAAAGTCGTTCTTTACTGAGAAAATGGCTGAATGCACCACGTCCCAAAAAACTATTAACGTCTCTTACGATCCAGCGCCAGTTCAAAAACACTGGGACAACAGACGTGTCCGTAAAAGCGatgtgagtcttttggacgaggtgaccaccGGTCATGAAGCCACTGAGAAATACATGGCatggtacttgggttgggctcgtcctactgtgattagggaaatgactgTTGAAGAACTGGCTCGTAATAAGAAGATGGAATCGAAAGACCCAGCAACAATGCTTAaattctttgtaagtattttagagttgctcttactaTTTTAA